A window of the Mucilaginibacter sp. cycad4 genome harbors these coding sequences:
- a CDS encoding trypsin-like peptidase domain-containing protein: protein MDENLIRLQYAFSRLYPIYEEQSRMAKLIGLNVGNISWGNKPVVVWSIIIDQARNAGQLDNLVDIGLEENPGTAEFLAYKNNTQSVSMPPAESRTVVADDKKVFEKLTGKQSTLLPIAFLEKGLNMAASVCLVNVGTTGEVGTGFLIDGNILITNNHVLKTPEIAAASTCWFNYQDNLSGNERKVVEFKLAPDDFFKTSQEFDFTAVKVKDNEFGTANEQFGALELKNTVVKKDEFVNIIQHPAGQKKQIALYHNIVTLAESGIVQYLTDTLPGASGSPVFNSDWEIVALHHAGKYIQSPELNGPKAYNEGININRIIEALK, encoded by the coding sequence ATGGACGAAAATTTAATAAGATTACAATATGCCTTTAGCAGGCTTTATCCGATCTACGAAGAACAATCCCGGATGGCTAAACTTATAGGCCTTAACGTTGGAAATATATCCTGGGGCAATAAACCTGTAGTGGTATGGAGCATCATAATTGACCAGGCTCGTAATGCAGGGCAACTTGATAATCTGGTAGATATCGGGCTTGAAGAAAACCCCGGAACGGCGGAGTTTCTTGCTTATAAAAATAATACCCAATCGGTATCGATGCCTCCCGCGGAATCAAGAACTGTAGTGGCCGATGATAAAAAAGTTTTTGAAAAACTTACGGGAAAACAAAGTACACTTCTTCCTATTGCCTTTCTCGAAAAAGGGCTTAACATGGCCGCATCCGTTTGCCTGGTAAATGTTGGAACTACAGGAGAAGTGGGCACGGGGTTTTTAATTGACGGAAATATCCTTATTACAAATAACCACGTGCTTAAAACGCCGGAAATAGCCGCGGCCTCCACGTGCTGGTTTAATTACCAGGATAACCTAAGTGGAAACGAACGCAAGGTGGTTGAATTTAAACTGGCTCCTGATGATTTCTTTAAAACATCCCAGGAGTTCGATTTTACAGCAGTAAAGGTTAAAGATAATGAGTTTGGAACTGCCAATGAACAATTTGGAGCGCTTGAACTTAAAAATACCGTAGTAAAGAAGGATGAGTTTGTGAATATTATCCAGCACCCGGCCGGGCAGAAAAAGCAGATTGCTTTGTATCACAACATAGTAACCCTGGCCGAATCGGGTATAGTCCAATATCTGACAGATACCTTGCCGGGCGCGTCAGGCTCACCGGTTTTTAATTCGGATTGGGAAATCGTAGCCCTGCACCACGCCGGGAAATATATACAAAGCCCCGAGTTAAACGGACCTAAAGCATACAACGAGGGGATTAATATTAACAGGATCATTGAAGCGCTTAAATAG
- a CDS encoding SIR2 family protein, with protein sequence MALLKRQKYKLVDILSKIYPTLEEVVRVIRDVRSKDIDIEGASSKRWNNIVEFIKDKDDFSSTLNAISFDLTQSKPESDKDRKNFEELKTEIYAQTPELLLNHLRDIINTRQCVLFLGPNAFKCIQRDRIVPFSDYLAGKFVAELNRMDIFCEPVAVNELSYLIDRYESREAASLADTKAFAAKWYREATPYIPFYEKLESLNFPVVINTNPEILFGRRANTERFVHLRYDKSNAQAQALPADYSGKTIVYNIYGSFDNEHSVLFTEKEAVAFTKGAYEKNPPILQEVRTQVMQSYGLFVGFDFHDWHLKILFDVLDLRNKPGNYSVYDGEIAEQHLEYYSRQFNMTFYTEDDLLMDL encoded by the coding sequence ATGGCATTATTAAAGCGGCAAAAATATAAGCTGGTAGATATCCTCTCAAAAATTTACCCAACTCTGGAAGAAGTAGTAAGGGTTATTAGGGATGTCAGATCAAAGGATATTGATATTGAAGGGGCTTCGTCAAAGCGGTGGAACAACATTGTTGAATTTATCAAAGACAAAGATGATTTTAGTTCAACTCTAAATGCAATTTCGTTCGATCTAACGCAAAGTAAACCGGAGTCTGACAAGGACAGAAAAAATTTTGAGGAACTAAAAACGGAAATTTACGCCCAAACTCCAGAACTTCTTCTTAACCATTTAAGGGACATCATTAACACAAGGCAATGCGTGTTGTTTTTAGGCCCCAATGCTTTTAAATGTATTCAGAGGGATAGGATAGTTCCTTTTTCTGATTATTTAGCCGGGAAGTTTGTTGCTGAACTTAACCGGATGGATATTTTTTGCGAGCCGGTAGCTGTTAATGAATTAAGCTATCTGATTGACCGGTATGAATCAAGAGAGGCAGCATCGTTAGCCGATACCAAAGCTTTTGCAGCAAAATGGTATCGGGAAGCAACTCCATATATCCCATTTTATGAGAAGCTCGAAAGTTTAAATTTCCCGGTGGTTATCAATACAAATCCTGAGATACTTTTTGGCAGGCGGGCCAATACAGAAAGGTTCGTCCACTTGCGGTATGATAAATCCAATGCCCAGGCCCAGGCACTTCCTGCTGATTATTCGGGGAAAACAATCGTGTATAACATTTATGGCTCTTTTGACAATGAACATTCGGTGCTTTTTACAGAAAAAGAGGCCGTGGCATTTACAAAGGGCGCGTATGAAAAAAACCCGCCAATCCTGCAAGAAGTACGAACCCAGGTAATGCAAAGCTACGGCCTGTTTGTTGGTTTTGATTTTCATGACTGGCATCTGAAAATTTTGTTTGACGTTCTTGATCTGCGGAATAAACCCGGAAATTATTCGGTATATGACGGTGAAATAGCAGAGCAGCACCTGGAATATTATTCCAGGCAATTCAATATGACCTTTTACACGGAAGATGATCTTTTAATGGACCTTTAA